In one Cervus elaphus chromosome 9, mCerEla1.1, whole genome shotgun sequence genomic region, the following are encoded:
- the PDLIM4 gene encoding PDZ and LIM domain protein 4 isoform X2, which produces MPHSVTLRGPSPWGFRLVGGRDFSVPLTISRVHAGSKASLAALCPGDLIQAINGESTEFMTHLEAQNRIKGCRDHLTLSVSRPEGRSWPNTPEDKAQAHRIHIDSEAQDGSPLTSRRPSATGLGPEDGRPGLGSPYGQSPRLPAPHNGSNTEATLLAQMGALHVSPPHSTDPARGLPRSRDCGVDLGSEVYRMLREPAEPAAAEPKQSGSFRYLQGMLEAGEGGALSSRRGTNSTTPSASCAATAA; this is translated from the exons ATGCCCCACTCGGTGACCCTGCGCGGCCCTTCACCCTGGGGCTTCCGCCTGGTGGGCGGCCGGGACTTCAGCGTACCCCTCACCATCTCGCGG GTCCATGCTGGTAGCAAGGCTTCCCTGGCTGCCCTGTGCCCTGGAGACCTGATCCAGGCCATCAATGGTGAGAGCACAGAGTTCATGACACACCTGGAAGCACAGAACCGCATCAAGGGCTGCCGTGACCACCTCACGCTCTCCGTGAGCAG GCCTGAAGGCAGGAGCTGGCCCAATACCCCAGAGGACAAGGCTCAGGCACACAGGATCCACATCGACTCCGAGGCCCAG GACGGCAGTCCACTGACAAGCAGGCGGCCCTCAGCCACCGGGCTTGGGCCAGAAGATGGCAGGCCGGGCTTGGGATCTCCTTACGGGCAGTCGCCTCGCCTCCCAGCCCCTCACAATGGCAGCAACACTGAGGCTACTTTACTGGCCCAGATGGGTGCCCTGCACGTGTCTCCACCCCACAG CACTGACCCAGCCAGAGGCCTTCCGAGGAGTCGCGACTGCGGAGTCGACCTGGGCTCAGAGGTGTACAGGATGCTTCGGGAGCCAGCTGAGCCTGCAGCTGCGGAGCCCAAGCAGTCAGGCTCTTTCCGCTATTTGCAGGGCATGCTGGAGGCCGGCGAGGGCG GGGCACTATCGTCAAGGCGCGGGACAAACTCTACCACCCCGAGTGCTTCATGTGCAGCGACTGCGGCCTGA
- the LOC122700926 gene encoding immunoglobulin-binding protein 1-like, with the protein MAAAEDELLLPRLPELFETSKQLLDELEISTEPTGSRIIQDKVFKGLDLLKKAAEMLSQLDLFSQNEDLEEIASTDLKYLMVPALQGAFAIKQVNPSKRLDHLQWAREHFLNYLTQCQHYHVAEFELPKTKTNSAENNTANSSMAYPSIVAMASQRQAKIERYKQKKEVEHRLSALKSAVESGQADDEHVREYYLLHLRRWIGISLEEIESIDQEIKILREKDSTKEASTSQSSRQDRPPMKPFVLTRNMAQAKVFGTGYPSLASMTVNDWYEQHQKFGALPDQGIAKTTSGKGRSS; encoded by the coding sequence ATGGCAGCAGCCGAAGACGAGTTACTGTTACCGCGGCTCCCTGAGCTGTTCGAAACCAGCAAGCAGCTTTTGGACGAACTGGAAATCTCAACTGAGCCCACCGGCTCCCGAATAATCCAAGATAAGGTGTTCAAGGGACTGGATCTCCTGAAGAAGGCTGCTGAAATGTTGTCGCAGCTCGACTTGTTCAGCCAAAATGAAGATTTGGAGGAGATCGCGTCCACCGACCTGAAGTACCTGATGGTGCCAGCATTGCAAGGAGCGTTCGccatcaaacaagtcaatcccaGCAAGCGTCTAGATCATTTGCAGTGGGCTCGAGAACACTTTTTAAACTACTTAACTCAGTGCCAGCACTATCATGTGGCAGAGTTTGAGCTTCCCAAAACCAAGACCAACTCAGCTGAAAATAACACTGCTAATTCCTCCATGGCCTATCCTAGCATCGTTGCTATGGCATCTCAGAGACAGGCTAAAATAGAGAGATACAAGCAGAAGAAGGAGGTCGAGCATAGGTTGTCTGCACTGAAATCTGCTGTGGAAAGTGGTCAAGCAGATGATGAGCATGTTCGTGAATATTACCTCCTTCACCTTCGAAGGTGGATTGGTATCAGCTTAGAAGAGATTGAGAGCATTGACCAGGAGATAAAGATCTTGAGAGAAAAAGACTCCACAAAAGAGGCATCAACTTCTCAGTCATCTCGTCAGGACAGGCCTCCAATGAAACCGTTTGTTCTCACTCGGAACATGGCCCAAGCCAAAGTATTTGGAACTGGTTATCCAAGTCTGGCATCTATGACAGTGAATGACTGGTATGAACAGCATCAGAAATTTGGAGCATTACCAGATCAGGGAATAGCCAAGACAACGTCAGGTAAGGGAAGATCATCATAA
- the PDLIM4 gene encoding PDZ and LIM domain protein 4 isoform X1, with the protein MPHSVTLRGPSPWGFRLVGGRDFSVPLTISRVHAGSKASLAALCPGDLIQAINGESTEFMTHLEAQNRIKGCRDHLTLSVSRPEGRSWPNTPEDKAQAHRIHIDSEAQDGSPLTSRRPSATGLGPEDGRPGLGSPYGQSPRLPAPHNGSNTEATLLAQMGALHVSPPHSTDPARGLPRSRDCGVDLGSEVYRMLREPAEPAAAEPKQSGSFRYLQGMLEAGEGGERPGPGGPRNLKPTTSKLGAPLSGLQGLPECTRCGHGIVGTIVKARDKLYHPECFMCSDCGLNLKQRGYFFLDERLYCESHAKARVKPPEGYDVVAVYPNAKVELV; encoded by the exons ATGCCCCACTCGGTGACCCTGCGCGGCCCTTCACCCTGGGGCTTCCGCCTGGTGGGCGGCCGGGACTTCAGCGTACCCCTCACCATCTCGCGG GTCCATGCTGGTAGCAAGGCTTCCCTGGCTGCCCTGTGCCCTGGAGACCTGATCCAGGCCATCAATGGTGAGAGCACAGAGTTCATGACACACCTGGAAGCACAGAACCGCATCAAGGGCTGCCGTGACCACCTCACGCTCTCCGTGAGCAG GCCTGAAGGCAGGAGCTGGCCCAATACCCCAGAGGACAAGGCTCAGGCACACAGGATCCACATCGACTCCGAGGCCCAG GACGGCAGTCCACTGACAAGCAGGCGGCCCTCAGCCACCGGGCTTGGGCCAGAAGATGGCAGGCCGGGCTTGGGATCTCCTTACGGGCAGTCGCCTCGCCTCCCAGCCCCTCACAATGGCAGCAACACTGAGGCTACTTTACTGGCCCAGATGGGTGCCCTGCACGTGTCTCCACCCCACAG CACTGACCCAGCCAGAGGCCTTCCGAGGAGTCGCGACTGCGGAGTCGACCTGGGCTCAGAGGTGTACAGGATGCTTCGGGAGCCAGCTGAGCCTGCAGCTGCGGAGCCCAAGCAGTCAGGCTCTTTCCGCTATTTGCAGGGCATGCTGGAGGCCGGCGAGGGCG GGGAACGGCCCGGACCTGGCGGTCCCCGGAACCTCAAGCCCACGACCAGCAAGCTAGGCGCTCCGCTGAGTGGCCTGCAGGGGCTGCCCGAATGCACGCGCTGCGGCCACGGCATCGT GGGCACTATCGTCAAGGCGCGGGACAAACTCTACCACCCCGAGTGCTTCATGTGCAGCGACTGCGGCCTGAACCTCAAACAGCGCGGTTACTTCTTTCTGGACGAGCGGCTTTACTGCGAGAGCCACGCCAAGGCGCGCGTCAAGCCGCCCGAGGGCTACGACGTGGTGGCGGTGTACCCTAATGCCAAGGTGGAACTCGTTTGA